The following proteins come from a genomic window of Nicotiana tomentosiformis chromosome 12, ASM39032v3, whole genome shotgun sequence:
- the LOC104114776 gene encoding ACT domain-containing protein ACR8-like, whose protein sequence is MKLNTEKNMEWPTVLDEYEKLVFRMTTPRVMIDNAGCSNATCIMIDSARKHGILLEAVQVLTDLNLSIKKAYISCDGQWFMDVFHVTDLDGNKLTDKSVINYIKQSLGRTYYASSKSYDGLTALELTGTDRIGLLSEAFAVLSDLQCNVVEAKVWTHNGRIASLIYVKESDTGFPVEDSQKIDRIEVRLRNVLKGDNDIHSANTSVSMAVTHTERRLHQMMYADRDYERKPVIRTSNDAPIVSVMNCLEKGYSVVNIQCKDRTKLLFDLVCTLTDMQYDVFHATANTATDRAYLEFFTRHTDGTPISSDAEKQRVILCLRAAIERRTSEGVRLELSTGDKQGLLANVTRTFRENGLNVTRAEISTTGESALNMFYVTDARGNPADSNIIEAVRQKIGWSDLKVKEFPLINHQKVDTDEPTAGVGGAMLLSLGSIFRRNLYNLGLINSYS, encoded by the exons ATGAAATTGAACACAGAAAAGAATATGGAATGGCCTACGGTTTTGGATGAATATGAAAAACTTGTTTTTCGTATGACTACTCCCAG AGTCATGATCGACAATGCTGGTTGTTCAAATGCCACCTGCATTATG ATTGATAGTGCGAGGAAACATGGAATTCTTCTTGAAGCAGTTCAAGTTCTCACGGATCTCAATCTTTCAATAAAGAAAGCTTACATCTCTTGCGATGGTCAATGGTTTATGGACG TTTTTCACGTTACTGACTTGGATGGTAACAAGTTAACGGACAAAAGTGTCATCAATTACATCAAACAG TCACTTGGGAGAACCTATTATGCAAGTTCGAAAAGTTATGATGGCTTGACAGCTCTGGAATTAACTGGCACCGATCGTATTGGCCTTTTATCTGAGGCTTTTGCTGTACTATCAGATTTACAGTGCAACGTTGTTGAAGCTAAAGTGTGGACTCACAATGGTCGAATTGCCTCCCTGATATATGTAAAGGAAAGCGATACGGGATTCCCCGTTGAGGATTCCCAGAAGATTGACAGAATCGAAGTGCGTCTAAGGAATGTGCTTAAGGGGGATAATGATATTCATAGCGCTAACACATCAGTGTCTATGGCTGTCACACATACAGAAAGAAGACTTCACCAAATGATGTATGCGGACCGTGATTATGAAAGAAAGCCAGTGATTAGGACTAGCAATGACGCCCCGATAGTATCGGTGATGAACTGCTTGGAAAAGGGTTATTCCGTGGTAAATATTCAGTGCAAAGATCGAACTAAGCTTTTATTTGATCTTGTTTGCACGTTAACAGACATGCAGTATGACGTGTTCCATGCCACAGCTAATACAGCTACGGATAGGGCATACTTG GAATTCTTTACTAGGCATACGGATGGAACCCCAATTAGTTCGGATGCTGAAAAGCAACGTGTTATTCTATGTCTACGAGCTGCAATTGAAAGAAGAACATCTGAG GGAGTGAGGCTTGAGCTAAGCACTGGAGACAAACAAGGATTATTGGCCAATGTAACGAGAACTTTCCGAGAAAATGGCCTAAATGTGACAAGGGCTGAGATATCAACCACAGGGGAATCGGCTCTAAATATGTTCTACGTAACAGATGCAAGGGGGAATCCAGCCGATTCAAATATCATTGAGGCTGTTAGGCAAAAGATTGGATGGAGTGACTTGAAAGTGAAGGAATTTCCATTGATCAATCATCAAAAGGTTGATACAGACGAGCCGACAGCTGGTGTAGGTGGGGCTATGTTGCTGTCACTTGGTAGCATATTTAGAAGGAATCTGTACAACTTGGGGTTGATCAATTCATATTCTTGA